In a single window of the Deltaproteobacteria bacterium genome:
- a CDS encoding CoA-binding protein gives MGNTGRSPLYHIMNPESVAIFGASNSMLTMGTSLLINMMELGYKGEIFPIHRELEEVQGLKAYRSLDEIARVPDTALIVVPARVVPKVLMDCGKKGIPSAIIVSGGFRELGQEGMALEKEISEIAKKYGIRFIGPNCIGVVHPYHRWNTTIFHYTASMDGFIGMVSQSGSFITQMFYHLKKFGLGFSQGLSIGNQADLDMADCVEYLGECKRTKVIGLYIEGLTRPDKLMRVAREVSRKKPIIAVYVGGTESGSRAGRSHTGALSASDAIYDGAFRQCGIVRASSIEELFDFCWALGTQPLMTGNRTVVLTHSGGPGAAAADAAERSGLHLPPLSEKTRAKLREAVPQTGSLNNPIDLTFTRNFEDLYQEIPRILFEDPDFDGVLMYFLMSMENLGRLVGKADSPFFQTMEAFREYMLGLCRRFVDLVRSRNKPLIGSSFLMRDEPFIRELEDLGIPIIPSPERSARAMGALYRYSRMREALEQEASERRGTARA, from the coding sequence ATGGGAAATACCGGCAGGAGTCCATTGTACCATATCATGAACCCGGAGAGCGTAGCGATATTCGGGGCTTCGAACAGTATGCTGACCATGGGTACCTCGCTGCTTATCAACATGATGGAACTCGGCTACAAGGGAGAGATCTTTCCCATTCATCGGGAACTGGAGGAAGTGCAAGGCCTGAAAGCGTATCGGAGTCTGGATGAGATAGCTCGGGTCCCCGATACGGCTCTTATTGTGGTTCCGGCCCGCGTCGTCCCGAAAGTCCTCATGGATTGTGGGAAAAAAGGCATACCCAGCGCCATCATCGTTTCCGGCGGTTTCAGGGAACTGGGTCAAGAGGGAATGGCTCTCGAGAAGGAGATTTCGGAAATTGCCAAGAAATACGGCATACGCTTCATAGGACCCAATTGTATCGGTGTCGTTCATCCCTACCATCGATGGAACACCACCATTTTTCATTACACGGCGTCTATGGACGGCTTTATCGGGATGGTGTCTCAAAGCGGCAGCTTCATTACCCAGATGTTCTATCATTTGAAGAAGTTCGGCCTTGGATTCAGCCAGGGGCTGAGTATCGGCAATCAGGCGGACCTCGATATGGCGGACTGCGTCGAATATCTGGGAGAATGTAAACGCACCAAGGTGATCGGGCTGTACATCGAGGGGCTCACCCGGCCGGACAAGTTGATGCGCGTGGCGCGAGAGGTGTCCAGGAAGAAGCCCATCATAGCCGTGTACGTGGGAGGTACGGAAAGTGGAAGCCGGGCCGGGCGGTCCCACACCGGGGCCTTGTCGGCATCGGACGCGATCTATGACGGAGCGTTCCGGCAGTGCGGCATCGTGCGCGCATCTTCCATTGAAGAGTTGTTTGATTTCTGTTGGGCCCTGGGGACTCAGCCGCTGATGACGGGGAATCGGACGGTGGTCCTCACCCATTCCGGGGGGCCGGGCGCCGCTGCGGCCGACGCTGCGGAAAGATCGGGCCTGCACTTGCCGCCCCTGTCCGAAAAGACTCGAGCGAAGCTCCGGGAGGCGGTGCCACAGACCGGTTCCTTGAATAATCCCATCGATCTGACGTTTACAAGAAACTTCGAGGACTTGTATCAGGAGATACCCCGTATTCTTTTCGAGGATCCGGATTTTGACGGCGTGTTGATGTATTTTCTGATGTCCATGGAGAATCTCGGGCGTCTGGTGGGCAAGGCCGATTCTCCATTCTTCCAGACGATGGAGGCGTTTCGGGAATACATGCTGGGGCTCTGTCGTCGCTTTGTCGATCTGGTTCGGTCCCGGAACAAACCCCTGATCGGTTCTTCCTTTTTGATGAGAGACGAGCCGTTCATTCGGGAGCTCGAGGATCTCGGCATACCCATAATTCCAAGCCCGGAAAGATCGGCCAGGGCCATGGGGGCGCTGTACCGTTATTCCAGAATGCGCGAGGCCCTGGAGCAGGAAGCATCCGAGCGGAGGGGGACGGCGAGGGCATAA
- a CDS encoding 4Fe-4S binding protein produces the protein MKQTKVAHPENCSGCLLCQLVCSFFQSPEKKFQPSKSFIRPYRIDRTNRFNVEILSDCVHCGACVSYCEYGVLERA, from the coding sequence ATGAAGCAGACCAAAGTCGCTCACCCGGAAAATTGTTCCGGCTGCCTTCTTTGCCAGCTTGTCTGTTCGTTTTTTCAGTCGCCGGAAAAGAAATTTCAACCTTCTAAATCGTTCATCCGGCCCTATCGAATCGACAGGACGAACCGGTTCAACGTGGAAATCCTGTCCGACTGCGTCCATTGCGGGGCGTGCGTCTCGTACTGTGAATACGGAGTGCTGGAGAGAGCTTGA
- a CDS encoding HAD family hydrolase: MNFKAVIFDLDGTLLDTIEDLADSMNAVLNGMGAGRHDVEAYKYMVGDGVENLCRRALPENLRDEQTVGRSVEAMRTEYGKRWMAKTKPYDGIPDLLDSLSHSGLKMAVLSNKVDEFTRKCVVQLLSRWRFDAILGARPDAPKKPDPSGAFELAERLSVSPGEVLYVGDTGTDMRTAVSAGMYAVGALWGFRTAEELLREGARMILRTPFDLLPWI; the protein is encoded by the coding sequence ATGAATTTCAAAGCCGTGATCTTCGACCTGGACGGAACGTTGCTGGATACCATTGAAGATTTGGCGGATTCCATGAACGCTGTTCTCAACGGGATGGGCGCGGGTCGGCACGATGTGGAAGCGTACAAATATATGGTGGGAGACGGTGTGGAGAATCTCTGCCGGAGAGCGTTACCGGAAAATCTGCGAGACGAGCAAACCGTCGGACGCAGCGTGGAAGCCATGAGAACGGAATATGGGAAACGTTGGATGGCGAAGACAAAGCCTTACGACGGCATACCCGATCTTTTGGATTCCTTGTCCCACAGCGGCCTTAAGATGGCCGTTTTATCCAACAAGGTGGACGAGTTTACCCGAAAATGCGTCGTTCAGCTCTTGTCCCGATGGCGTTTTGACGCGATACTTGGCGCGCGTCCGGATGCGCCCAAAAAACCGGACCCCTCGGGCGCGTTCGAACTCGCTGAACGGTTGAGCGTTTCGCCCGGGGAGGTATTGTACGTGGGCGATACGGGAACGGACATGCGGACCGCTGTTTCCGCCGGCATGTATGCCGTGGGGGCGTTATGGGGGTTCCGAACGGCGGAAGAATTGCTCCGTGAGGGTGCGCGTATGATTCTCAGGACTCCATTCGATCTCCTGCCGTGGATTTGA